A single window of Jiangella alkaliphila DNA harbors:
- a CDS encoding NUDIX domain-containing protein produces MSVEGPLYDRDPNAWYAHIAEGNARQARKRVCADVLIRDTAGRMLLVDPRYKPGWDLPGGMAEANEPPHMTARREVHEELGIDLELGRLLCVDWVAPHGPWDDLLAFVFDGGRLVADRVDRIRLQDEELAAFDFCDDELARDRLPPSMSRRVAAASSALSSGEVQYLHDGRTTR; encoded by the coding sequence ATGAGCGTCGAAGGGCCGCTGTATGATCGCGATCCCAACGCGTGGTACGCCCACATCGCCGAAGGGAACGCGCGACAAGCTCGTAAACGGGTGTGCGCCGACGTCCTGATCCGCGACACCGCTGGCCGGATGCTCCTGGTAGATCCGCGGTACAAGCCCGGCTGGGATCTCCCCGGCGGAATGGCCGAGGCCAACGAGCCACCGCACATGACTGCGCGACGCGAAGTGCATGAGGAACTCGGCATCGACCTTGAGCTCGGCCGTCTGTTGTGTGTCGACTGGGTGGCACCGCACGGCCCTTGGGACGACCTGCTCGCGTTCGTCTTCGACGGCGGCCGGCTCGTCGCGGACAGGGTGGATCGTATTCGCCTCCAGGACGAAGAACTGGCGGCCTTCGACTTCTGCGACGACGAGCTTGCACGCGACCGCCTCCCACCCTCCATGTCGCGTCGAGTCGCCGCTGCGTCGTCGGCGCTGAGCAGCGGCGAGGTCCAGTACCTGCACGACGGGCGCACGACGCGTTGA
- a CDS encoding amidase family protein: MHRSVIVRRLLSLAVAAALAAPILAATPSSPPVNAAPPPPVLDLETLDGVTAERMLESGELTSVELVQAYLDRIEALNKSGPGLNAVTQINPAVMAEARRADELRAQGVVLGPAHGLPVLLKDLIDVKGMYTSNGNYSLRNSYPEDDAGIVKKLRESGVIILGKVGLSEWANSFGSQPSGFGNLTGQVLNANDADQNPSGSSSGTGAAGAAALSMLTVGTETSGSIISPSGAQSLVGIRPTVGIVPAYGIGPISSSQDTAGPMDRTVANAAMHLQSMVGRDPKNEAGYAAVFGPNWQASIKRAPEEAPDYMSALDLDFVRGQRIGYNGTFEPGTPAGLAFDALVAAGAIMVERPSIPVGDVPALPSGYQQHKAIDEYYLGLGASAPINSLEEEVAVNAALAETAPGGPNETAYRAAMPIRRAAQWAAIDSMMNNQTPDDPSDDFLAILGSVPSGATAGTPQITIPMGYSTTHRRAQSVSIHGNAYSERNLIGVAYVIEQATQLRQPVSELNPSMYRCARHRPRAGVLLAWRVQP; the protein is encoded by the coding sequence GTGCATCGGTCGGTCATCGTTCGGAGGTTGCTCTCCCTCGCCGTCGCTGCGGCGCTCGCCGCGCCCATCCTTGCGGCGACGCCCAGCTCGCCGCCGGTCAACGCGGCCCCGCCCCCGCCCGTACTCGACCTGGAGACGCTCGACGGCGTCACGGCCGAGCGCATGCTGGAGTCCGGCGAGCTCACGTCCGTCGAGCTCGTGCAGGCGTACCTGGATCGCATCGAGGCGCTCAACAAGAGCGGCCCCGGCCTGAATGCCGTCACACAGATCAACCCGGCCGTCATGGCCGAGGCGCGACGTGCTGACGAGCTGCGCGCCCAGGGCGTCGTACTCGGCCCTGCGCACGGCCTGCCCGTGCTGCTCAAGGACCTCATCGACGTGAAGGGCATGTACACGTCGAACGGCAACTACTCGCTGCGCAACTCCTACCCCGAGGACGATGCCGGCATCGTCAAGAAGCTGCGTGAGAGCGGCGTCATCATCCTCGGCAAGGTGGGCCTGTCGGAGTGGGCGAACAGCTTCGGCAGCCAGCCGTCCGGGTTCGGCAACCTCACCGGCCAGGTGCTCAACGCCAACGACGCCGACCAGAACCCGAGCGGGTCGTCGTCAGGCACGGGAGCCGCCGGCGCCGCCGCTCTGTCGATGCTCACCGTCGGCACCGAGACGTCCGGCTCGATCATCAGCCCGTCGGGCGCGCAGAGCCTGGTCGGCATCCGCCCGACGGTCGGCATCGTGCCTGCCTACGGCATCGGCCCGATCTCGTCGTCGCAGGACACCGCCGGGCCGATGGATCGCACGGTCGCCAACGCGGCCATGCACCTGCAGTCGATGGTCGGCCGCGACCCGAAGAACGAGGCCGGCTACGCCGCCGTCTTCGGGCCGAACTGGCAGGCGTCCATCAAGCGGGCGCCTGAGGAGGCGCCGGACTACATGTCCGCGCTGGACCTCGACTTCGTCCGCGGCCAGCGAATCGGCTACAACGGCACCTTCGAGCCGGGCACACCGGCCGGGCTGGCGTTCGACGCGCTGGTCGCCGCCGGCGCGATCATGGTCGAGCGCCCGTCGATCCCCGTCGGTGACGTGCCCGCGCTGCCGAGCGGCTACCAGCAGCACAAGGCGATCGACGAGTACTACCTGGGCCTCGGCGCTTCCGCTCCGATCAACTCGCTGGAGGAAGAGGTCGCCGTCAACGCGGCCCTGGCCGAGACGGCGCCGGGCGGGCCGAACGAGACGGCGTACCGCGCGGCCATGCCGATCCGGCGAGCTGCGCAGTGGGCCGCCATCGACAGCATGATGAACAACCAGACGCCGGACGACCCGAGCGACGACTTCCTCGCGATCCTGGGCAGCGTGCCGAGCGGAGCGACCGCCGGAACGCCGCAGATCACGATCCCGATGGGGTATTCGACGACCCATCGGCGGGCTCAGAGCGTGTCCATTCACGGGAACGCCTACAGCGAGCGCAACCTGATCGGCGTCGCGTACGTCATCGAGCAGGCCACGCAGTTGCGGCAGCCCGTCTCGGAGCTGAACCCGAGCATGTATCGGTGCGCCCGACACCGTCCCCGCGCCGGCGTTCTCCTCGCGTGGCGGGTGCAACCCTGA
- a CDS encoding DEAD/DEAH box helicase family protein, giving the protein MTGQPRGLRSLDLIDRYRSDKEDVVASFFVPAFTVATSYGRAVGYFTSTSLALYARGIEAFAERGGSMRLIASPHLNEDDIVDIERGYDLRQVIERATIRELEQESRETVLDGLGMVGRLIAEGRLDIKLAFVEHEGRVGIYHEKIGVFRDEDGDLVGFTGSSNETYGGLMANFESVEIYRGWVAGDGARALRLEADFQALWSNQTPKLSIECFPDLARDRLVKLGAERPYRPLPGRDDALTPAPVVLSEPSRLTIPGWLEVRDYQRRAIESWLRHQGRGILKMATGTGKTKTAMIAAAQLANVLRQREQPMVVLILAPLQHLVDQWITEVEGFGVRPVAVYESSQKWQPVVEEQLVEARLGQRPVVAIVATNTSFAGEKFQSVLSRITQPLLIIADEAHNLGSSRYRASLPPNATYRLALSATPERWFDDEGTDALIDYFGPIVFELGLGDAIRIGALTRYLYVPRLVELNDDETNLYVALTAQIATRIAAGDELGNADPTSPLGFLLRQRAGVLGHAEGKFAALRGDLSVRSDSWFQLIYCAEGNRPTEPGEPSGPNQLRDVMDLVGNQLHLSAHSYISETPRAERKVLLRRFGTGNDLRVLVAMRCLDEGVDIPDARTGYLLASSSNPRQFIQRRGRLLRRAEGKERAEILDYVAVPPSGAPINFDVERALLTRELQRTNEFGKLAENYETTLDALRPLKERYQLMDM; this is encoded by the coding sequence ATGACGGGACAACCACGCGGGCTCCGCTCGCTCGACCTGATTGACCGTTACCGGAGCGACAAGGAAGACGTGGTCGCGAGCTTCTTCGTGCCGGCCTTCACCGTCGCCACGAGCTATGGGCGAGCGGTTGGCTACTTCACGTCGACAAGCCTGGCTCTGTACGCCCGCGGCATCGAGGCTTTTGCCGAGCGGGGTGGCTCCATGCGACTGATCGCTTCTCCGCACCTCAATGAGGACGACATCGTTGACATCGAGCGTGGTTACGATCTGCGGCAGGTCATCGAGCGGGCAACAATTCGCGAGCTCGAGCAAGAGTCTCGAGAGACCGTGCTCGACGGGCTCGGTATGGTCGGCCGACTAATCGCTGAGGGCCGGTTGGACATCAAGCTGGCCTTCGTCGAGCACGAGGGCCGCGTGGGCATCTACCACGAGAAGATCGGCGTGTTCCGCGACGAGGACGGCGATCTGGTCGGTTTCACCGGCAGCAGCAACGAGACGTATGGCGGCCTGATGGCCAACTTCGAGTCGGTGGAGATCTACCGCGGCTGGGTAGCCGGCGACGGTGCTCGGGCCCTCCGCCTTGAAGCCGACTTCCAGGCACTGTGGTCAAACCAAACGCCGAAACTCAGTATCGAGTGCTTCCCAGACCTGGCGCGCGACCGCCTGGTCAAGCTGGGCGCGGAGCGCCCGTACCGTCCCTTGCCCGGGCGAGACGACGCTCTCACTCCCGCGCCAGTAGTGCTCTCCGAGCCGAGTCGGCTTACGATCCCTGGTTGGCTGGAAGTTCGCGACTACCAGCGCAGAGCAATCGAGTCGTGGCTGCGCCACCAGGGGCGTGGCATCCTCAAGATGGCCACAGGCACCGGTAAGACGAAGACCGCCATGATCGCCGCCGCACAGCTTGCGAACGTGCTCCGGCAGCGCGAGCAACCCATGGTCGTCCTCATTCTGGCTCCGCTCCAGCACCTCGTCGATCAGTGGATCACCGAGGTCGAGGGCTTCGGCGTTCGGCCCGTGGCGGTGTACGAATCGAGCCAGAAATGGCAGCCGGTCGTGGAAGAGCAGTTGGTCGAGGCGCGGTTGGGCCAGCGGCCAGTTGTTGCCATCGTCGCCACCAACACCTCGTTCGCGGGTGAGAAGTTCCAGTCAGTGCTGTCGCGGATCACCCAGCCCCTGCTGATCATCGCTGACGAAGCACACAACCTCGGTTCGTCAAGGTATCGAGCGTCTCTCCCCCCGAACGCCACCTACCGGCTGGCATTGTCCGCAACCCCCGAGCGCTGGTTCGACGATGAGGGCACCGATGCGCTGATCGACTACTTCGGCCCGATCGTGTTCGAACTCGGTCTTGGCGACGCCATCCGGATTGGCGCGCTCACGCGCTACCTGTACGTCCCGCGGCTTGTCGAGCTCAACGATGACGAGACCAACCTCTACGTCGCCCTGACGGCCCAGATCGCGACGCGGATTGCAGCTGGTGATGAGCTCGGGAATGCCGATCCAACCTCACCTTTGGGCTTCCTGCTGCGCCAGCGGGCGGGCGTGCTCGGGCACGCCGAAGGAAAGTTCGCCGCATTGCGGGGGGACCTCAGCGTCCGTAGCGATTCCTGGTTCCAACTGATCTACTGCGCCGAAGGCAACCGACCGACGGAGCCGGGCGAGCCATCAGGACCGAACCAGCTCAGAGACGTCATGGACCTGGTCGGCAATCAGTTGCACCTCTCCGCCCATTCCTACATCTCCGAAACCCCGCGGGCAGAGCGGAAGGTGCTGCTTCGCCGCTTCGGCACAGGCAACGACCTGCGGGTGCTCGTGGCGATGCGCTGCTTGGACGAGGGCGTGGACATCCCGGATGCGCGGACCGGTTATCTGTTGGCCAGCAGCAGCAACCCGCGGCAGTTCATCCAGCGACGAGGTCGGCTCCTGCGGCGGGCCGAAGGCAAGGAGCGCGCTGAGATCTTGGACTACGTGGCGGTGCCGCCCTCGGGGGCTCCGATCAACTTCGACGTCGAACGCGCCCTGCTCACCCGAGAGCTTCAGAGGACCAACGAGTTCGGCAAATTAGCAGAGAACTACGAAACGACGCTTGATGCGCTGCGCCCGCTAAAGGAGCGCTACCAGCTCATGGACATGTAA
- a CDS encoding sigma factor-like helix-turn-helix DNA-binding protein, with product MTEDALFDDMRPSTWLDAFPWLKGVVGDADETWWIEPMDDTDRVTHRRRLAAISELAMAHLSRWTISQILPGLPASVDLLHLELPVRAANALTREGCRRAGDLLGTTLGSMMEWRQVGVGTIDAILQALADVSSSLATPTVVTQTATSTVPRTAGEPGHLTDWSWDALYDLTKIASWYATAGLTDRPLLGEPIAPGAPDEVVKARERLERLRTDDVVDKAGTGQDAAALFDDVLAGLDPRAARVLADRLFADQPATLDEIGQALGVTRERVRQIEGKARGAMLSNISDGSALKLIASTARTLIGTIRPLDELLALVPALGNRVESVGQPAWRVLDRLDDAYEIEDGWCVVPTMTAAQAATQTQLQECADPYGVVRLDELDLVQTTEPDHKAELTAAWLTYCGYVVDEGHVIMRTHSVGDYGAAVLAIVGSPLSAQEIVDRFIFERSPGSLRNAMSSDDRFDRVDRDRWALKEWGLETYAGIRSVLREQVARRGGHADLNELIEYITGQYSVTASSVIAYASTPPFSSSDGVVRMAAGDRSIRKTPERTRRLFRRPDGWAYRVRITPDHLRGSGSVAPVAIATILDMQFGQTRYLESPLGPQTIAWSGTQPQFGTIRRFLMDQDVAVGAESFLVMHDDATFSFEAARELTGNPLLDALSLVGAPMTVDLDAARAALTAAISLPEASPVSSIIGGYRERGDGDIADLLTSVRQDLEAGQVGERPTRRADVDEILNLL from the coding sequence ATGACCGAGGACGCCTTGTTCGACGACATGCGTCCCAGCACCTGGCTCGACGCATTCCCGTGGCTCAAGGGCGTCGTCGGCGACGCCGACGAGACCTGGTGGATCGAACCGATGGACGACACCGATCGGGTAACCCATCGCCGGCGGCTGGCTGCCATCTCGGAACTCGCGATGGCACACCTGAGTCGCTGGACCATCAGCCAGATCCTCCCCGGTCTGCCGGCCAGCGTTGATCTTTTGCATCTGGAGCTCCCGGTTCGCGCCGCCAACGCGTTGACCCGCGAAGGCTGCCGTCGAGCCGGAGACCTGCTCGGCACCACGCTCGGCTCGATGATGGAATGGCGCCAGGTAGGCGTCGGGACGATCGACGCCATTCTTCAGGCGCTCGCCGACGTCTCAAGCTCGCTCGCAACCCCAACCGTAGTGACACAGACCGCGACCAGCACGGTGCCAAGAACGGCTGGCGAGCCAGGTCACCTCACGGATTGGAGCTGGGATGCTCTATATGACCTCACCAAGATCGCGAGTTGGTACGCTACCGCCGGGCTCACCGATCGGCCGCTGCTGGGCGAGCCAATCGCGCCGGGCGCTCCCGACGAGGTCGTGAAGGCGCGCGAACGCCTGGAGCGGCTGCGGACCGACGACGTCGTCGACAAGGCAGGCACAGGACAGGACGCCGCAGCGCTGTTCGACGACGTCCTGGCGGGCCTCGATCCACGGGCAGCGCGCGTCCTGGCCGATCGCCTCTTTGCCGACCAGCCGGCCACTCTCGACGAGATCGGACAGGCGCTAGGCGTGACCCGTGAGCGGGTCCGCCAGATCGAGGGCAAGGCTCGCGGCGCAATGCTTAGCAACATCTCGGACGGCAGCGCCCTGAAGCTGATTGCGAGCACAGCCCGCACCCTCATCGGTACGATCCGCCCGCTCGACGAGCTCTTGGCGCTGGTCCCGGCACTCGGCAATCGAGTTGAATCGGTCGGACAGCCTGCCTGGCGCGTCCTAGACCGGCTCGATGACGCCTACGAGATCGAGGATGGCTGGTGCGTCGTCCCCACCATGACCGCGGCACAGGCCGCGACGCAGACCCAGCTACAGGAGTGTGCCGACCCCTACGGCGTTGTGCGTCTCGACGAACTCGATCTTGTCCAGACCACTGAGCCCGACCACAAGGCGGAGCTGACGGCCGCTTGGCTCACGTACTGCGGCTACGTTGTCGACGAAGGCCACGTGATCATGCGCACACACTCGGTGGGCGACTACGGCGCCGCGGTCCTGGCGATCGTCGGCTCGCCCCTCAGCGCTCAGGAGATCGTCGATCGCTTCATCTTCGAGCGCAGTCCTGGTTCGCTGCGCAACGCCATGAGTTCAGACGACCGCTTCGACCGCGTCGACCGCGACCGCTGGGCCCTCAAGGAATGGGGGCTGGAGACCTACGCCGGCATCCGGTCGGTGCTCCGAGAGCAGGTAGCGCGTCGAGGAGGGCACGCTGACCTCAATGAACTGATCGAGTACATCACGGGCCAGTACAGCGTGACGGCAAGCAGCGTCATCGCGTACGCAAGCACCCCGCCGTTCTCCAGCAGCGATGGTGTTGTCCGGATGGCGGCGGGCGACCGCTCGATCCGCAAGACTCCGGAACGGACACGGCGCTTGTTCCGGCGCCCGGACGGCTGGGCTTACCGTGTCCGCATCACGCCTGATCACCTTCGGGGCAGCGGCTCGGTTGCGCCGGTCGCGATCGCTACCATCCTCGACATGCAGTTCGGCCAGACTCGCTACCTTGAGTCGCCGCTCGGTCCGCAGACCATCGCATGGTCGGGGACACAGCCGCAATTCGGCACCATCCGACGTTTCCTCATGGACCAGGACGTCGCGGTCGGTGCGGAGAGCTTCCTGGTCATGCACGACGACGCAACCTTCAGTTTCGAGGCTGCCCGCGAACTTACCGGCAACCCGCTGCTCGATGCGCTGAGCTTGGTGGGTGCGCCGATGACGGTCGATCTCGACGCGGCACGTGCCGCACTGACAGCAGCAATCAGTCTGCCCGAGGCATCGCCAGTCAGCAGCATCATCGGGGGGTATCGCGAACGGGGCGACGGCGATATTGCGGACCTGCTAACGAGCGTTCGCCAGGACCTGGAGGCGGGACAGGTTGGCGAGCGGCCCACGCGCCGCGCCGATGTCGACGAGATCCTGAACTTGCTATGA
- a CDS encoding amidase family protein has protein sequence MALAGSVPQLPFSLETETAQSLQAQQTAGTLTAETLTRAYLARIAAANAEGPAVQAVRSLNASAVTEARALDQERRRSGPRGPLHGIPVLLDDSFDVEGLPTTAGSIALQSSMPSDDAAVVAQLRAAGAIILGKTNVTELNGVFDANLPEGYSSLGGQVLLPSDTDKTVAGSSAGSAAATSSGLAALTIGMETGTDVGAQLIAPAGVAGVVGLKPTVGLVDGDGVLPAASSQDSFGPLTRSVYDAAVALDAVDTASVDYTAGLSPSALVGEKVAVVAGGTGPYPSAVASVQALGATTSEVALGAPTTRPSIVLREFGQDLDTYLTGASGGASSLDEVIEYNAANPVEGLKYQQNELLAASSATMETYESDLTVGRAESAAVIDSVLSSGHDVIMVPSNSTLVGIADRAGYPVLTVPAGEGTGNAGRNPIGVTFVGTAGSEASLLAAGYAFEQGHSYDRRAPGVTNPSMWRCTPGGSFFTGELCNPGDEGEALAELVDGVGPGRSWATLVSQIQSAKSDDRPAIACSLIDALVSNVGRSGRGVPATTAAPITTEASRLGAVTGCAPR, from the coding sequence ATGGCCTTGGCCGGGTCGGTGCCGCAGCTGCCGTTCTCGCTCGAGACGGAGACGGCGCAGAGCCTGCAGGCGCAGCAGACGGCCGGGACACTGACGGCAGAGACGTTGACGCGGGCGTACCTGGCCCGGATCGCGGCCGCCAACGCCGAGGGTCCGGCCGTGCAGGCGGTGCGTTCGCTGAACGCCTCGGCTGTCACGGAGGCGCGAGCTCTGGACCAGGAGCGCCGACGGAGTGGGCCGCGCGGTCCGCTGCACGGCATCCCTGTTCTGCTGGACGATTCCTTCGACGTTGAAGGTCTGCCGACGACGGCGGGATCGATCGCTTTGCAGTCGTCCATGCCGTCGGACGATGCCGCTGTGGTCGCGCAGCTGCGGGCGGCTGGGGCGATCATCCTGGGCAAGACCAACGTGACGGAACTCAACGGCGTGTTCGACGCGAACCTGCCCGAGGGCTACTCGTCGCTCGGTGGCCAGGTGCTGCTGCCGTCGGACACCGACAAGACGGTTGCCGGCTCGTCGGCGGGTTCTGCGGCGGCAACGTCCTCCGGTCTGGCCGCGCTCACCATTGGAATGGAGACAGGCACGGACGTGGGCGCACAGCTCATCGCCCCTGCGGGTGTCGCGGGTGTGGTCGGTCTCAAGCCCACGGTCGGCCTGGTCGACGGTGACGGCGTCCTGCCCGCCGCGTCGTCGCAGGACTCGTTCGGTCCACTGACGCGGTCCGTGTACGACGCGGCCGTGGCCCTGGACGCCGTCGACACTGCGTCGGTCGACTACACGGCCGGGCTGTCGCCCTCTGCGTTGGTAGGCGAGAAGGTCGCCGTCGTCGCCGGCGGGACCGGTCCCTACCCGTCCGCCGTGGCGTCGGTCCAGGCCCTCGGCGCGACGACGAGTGAGGTGGCACTCGGTGCGCCGACGACTCGGCCGAGCATCGTGCTGCGGGAGTTCGGGCAGGATCTCGACACGTACCTGACGGGCGCTTCGGGCGGGGCGTCGTCGCTGGACGAGGTCATCGAGTACAACGCCGCCAACCCGGTCGAGGGCCTGAAGTACCAGCAGAACGAGCTGCTCGCGGCGTCTTCGGCGACGATGGAGACGTACGAGTCGGACCTGACCGTGGGGCGCGCCGAGAGCGCGGCGGTCATCGACTCGGTCCTCTCGTCGGGCCACGACGTGATCATGGTGCCGAGCAACAGCACCCTGGTCGGGATCGCCGACCGCGCCGGCTACCCCGTCCTCACCGTTCCCGCGGGCGAGGGCACGGGCAACGCCGGCCGCAACCCCATCGGCGTCACCTTCGTCGGGACGGCGGGCAGCGAGGCATCGCTGCTGGCGGCGGGGTACGCGTTCGAGCAGGGCCACTCGTACGACCGGCGCGCTCCGGGCGTTACGAACCCCTCGATGTGGCGCTGCACCCCCGGCGGCTCGTTCTTCACCGGCGAGCTCTGCAACCCCGGCGACGAGGGCGAAGCCCTCGCTGAACTCGTCGACGGCGTCGGCCCCGGCCGCAGCTGGGCCACGCTGGTCAGCCAGATCCAGTCCGCCAAGTCCGACGACCGCCCGGCCATCGCCTGCTCCCTAATCGACGCCCTGGTGTCCAACGTCGGCAGGTCCGGTAGGGGCGTCCCCGCCACAACAGCTGCGCCGATCACCACCGAGGCGTCCCGCCTCGGTGCGGTCACCGGCTGCGCCCCGCGGTAG
- a CDS encoding HD domain-containing protein: MADQGQIEGVVDYIFEAGLLKRAKRTGWWIAGVKDPESIAEHSHRTALIGAVLALMEGAEPARVALLAVIHDTQETRVGDIPYLGRRYLKAASNQEVTADQVAAAPEVVRDGIQRIVDDYESGDSLEVVVAHDADKLDCLFQAIEYREQGNQNTQQFIDSMLAALDTPSAQQIAAAALSRTSQEWHAPHLGRQDREG; the protein is encoded by the coding sequence ATGGCTGACCAGGGTCAGATCGAGGGTGTGGTCGACTACATCTTCGAGGCCGGCCTGCTGAAGCGCGCCAAGCGAACCGGGTGGTGGATCGCCGGCGTCAAGGACCCTGAGAGCATCGCCGAACACTCGCACCGCACGGCACTCATCGGCGCCGTGCTGGCCTTGATGGAAGGTGCCGAGCCGGCCAGGGTGGCGTTGCTCGCCGTCATTCATGACACGCAGGAGACACGCGTCGGCGACATCCCGTACCTCGGGCGGCGCTACCTCAAGGCGGCCAGCAATCAGGAGGTCACTGCCGACCAGGTGGCCGCGGCTCCCGAGGTCGTGCGCGACGGGATCCAGCGGATCGTCGACGACTACGAGAGCGGCGATTCGCTCGAGGTGGTCGTGGCTCACGACGCCGACAAGCTGGACTGCCTGTTCCAAGCCATCGAATACCGAGAGCAGGGCAACCAGAACACGCAGCAGTTCATCGACAGCATGCTGGCCGCGCTCGACACGCCGTCGGCCCAGCAGATCGCGGCAGCGGCGCTCAGCCGGACGTCACAAGAGTGGCACGCGCCGCACCTCGGGCGGCAGGATCGCGAAGGCTGA
- a CDS encoding AAA family ATPase, giving the protein MKLQSITLTNFRQFQGAQSFDLTSDEFKAVSLLFGANGAGKTTFLNAFTWALYGTMSDDVEQQDRMITDSVWRALPMGNTADVAVDVRFDHEGRDYRLLRSAILRKESDQQGVPSPEVQLWMTKPDGSSEIVGAPQETIYSILPRGVSRFFFFNGERIENLVKKGAYAEVQKDIKVLLDLEQVERAIAHLPKADRKLTAELKKHGGAKASEIQEAIDVLTERQIAAREEQKLLEGDLATLIEERDGVTELLRKDAEAAPIQAERDAVTNELTEARAALKGAISERGLLVATRGFQAFTDTLGQATEAMAEGLYQKGALPAPLKREFVDQLLEDGSCICGTPLAEHSAPREHVQDWRQRAGLQAVETAWQRLRGQIAPLSGARDELRESLATLMKRIGAERDRVARLEERKSELDGKLRDSRMEDVQALETKRMDLENRISAKDQRKGAIESELKNIAKEIEQKTKERSRAEVTDELAAKARSRSDLVQSVKRALEEILAIREEDMRKRLDAELKAVFRSITHQNHVPTLSTGFELTLHKNVNGVELPVPKSTGENQILSLSFVAAVSKLAREIRKERRAEGDSAEDAGTYPIVMDAAFGSLDQDYQEAVSRALAKMAPQLVVLVSKSQGLGKVVTELMPFVSHLGVIETHTTAPGSVADDIELEGRSYPYIRSAESDHSELKVIK; this is encoded by the coding sequence GTGAAGCTACAGTCCATCACGCTGACCAACTTCCGCCAGTTCCAGGGCGCCCAGTCGTTCGACTTGACCTCGGACGAGTTCAAGGCGGTCTCGCTCTTGTTTGGCGCGAACGGAGCCGGCAAGACCACTTTCCTGAACGCCTTCACGTGGGCGCTCTACGGCACGATGTCAGACGACGTTGAGCAGCAGGACCGCATGATCACCGACAGCGTCTGGCGAGCTCTGCCGATGGGCAACACCGCCGACGTTGCCGTCGACGTGCGCTTCGACCATGAGGGTAGGGATTACCGCCTCCTGCGGAGCGCAATCCTGCGCAAGGAATCCGACCAGCAGGGCGTCCCATCACCCGAGGTCCAATTGTGGATGACCAAGCCGGACGGCTCGTCGGAGATCGTCGGCGCGCCGCAGGAGACGATTTACAGCATCCTGCCGCGCGGGGTCAGCCGGTTCTTCTTCTTCAACGGGGAGCGCATCGAGAACCTGGTCAAGAAGGGTGCCTACGCCGAAGTTCAGAAGGACATCAAGGTGCTGCTCGACCTCGAGCAGGTGGAGCGCGCTATCGCTCACCTCCCCAAGGCCGACCGCAAGCTGACCGCCGAGCTGAAGAAGCACGGCGGCGCCAAGGCCAGCGAGATCCAAGAGGCGATCGACGTCCTGACCGAGCGGCAGATCGCGGCACGGGAAGAGCAAAAGCTACTCGAAGGCGACCTGGCAACCCTTATCGAGGAGCGTGATGGCGTCACGGAGCTCCTCCGCAAGGACGCTGAGGCGGCTCCAATCCAGGCCGAGCGCGACGCAGTGACGAATGAGTTGACTGAAGCGCGGGCTGCGCTCAAAGGCGCCATCTCTGAGCGTGGCCTGCTGGTTGCGACCCGCGGCTTCCAGGCGTTTACCGACACCCTCGGCCAGGCGACCGAGGCGATGGCGGAAGGTCTCTACCAGAAGGGAGCGCTGCCTGCGCCGCTCAAGCGCGAGTTCGTCGACCAACTGCTGGAGGACGGCTCGTGTATCTGTGGCACACCGTTAGCCGAGCACAGCGCACCACGAGAGCATGTCCAGGATTGGCGCCAACGGGCCGGGCTGCAGGCGGTCGAGACCGCGTGGCAACGGCTCCGTGGTCAAATCGCGCCCCTGTCCGGCGCCCGCGACGAGCTGCGCGAGTCGTTGGCCACGCTCATGAAGCGGATCGGCGCCGAGCGCGACCGCGTTGCGCGGCTAGAAGAGCGGAAGTCCGAGCTCGACGGCAAGTTGCGGGACAGCCGTATGGAGGACGTCCAAGCACTTGAGACCAAACGCATGGATCTGGAGAACCGGATCAGCGCCAAGGACCAGCGGAAGGGCGCGATCGAGTCCGAGTTGAAGAACATCGCCAAGGAGATCGAGCAGAAGACCAAGGAGCGTTCAAGGGCCGAGGTAACCGACGAATTGGCTGCCAAAGCGCGATCTCGCTCCGACCTTGTGCAGTCCGTGAAGCGGGCGCTAGAGGAGATACTCGCGATCCGCGAGGAGGACATGCGCAAGCGCCTTGACGCTGAGCTCAAGGCCGTGTTCCGCAGCATCACGCACCAGAACCACGTGCCGACGCTCAGCACCGGCTTCGAGCTGACGCTCCACAAGAACGTCAACGGCGTCGAACTGCCCGTGCCGAAGTCGACGGGCGAAAACCAGATTCTGAGTCTGAGCTTCGTAGCGGCCGTATCCAAGCTCGCCCGCGAGATCCGGAAGGAGCGTCGGGCGGAGGGTGACTCAGCCGAGGACGCCGGCACCTATCCCATCGTCATGGATGCCGCCTTTGGGTCGCTCGACCAGGACTACCAGGAGGCCGTCTCACGGGCGTTGGCGAAGATGGCGCCTCAGCTGGTGGTCCTGGTCAGCAAGAGTCAGGGCCTGGGCAAGGTCGTGACCGAGCTGATGCCCTTTGTCAGTCACCTCGGTGTCATCGAGACTCATACGACCGCACCGGGAAGCGTGGCCGACGACATCGAGCTCGAGGGCAGGTCCTACCCGTACATCCGGTCCGCCGAGTCGGACCACTCCGAGTTGAAGGTGATCAAGTGA